A DNA window from Drosophila biarmipes strain raj3 chromosome 2R, RU_DBia_V1.1, whole genome shotgun sequence contains the following coding sequences:
- the LOC108022196 gene encoding uncharacterized protein LOC108022196 — protein MSPHLIAILLATVAIGYASANPSLISGPSRIMEIMSATSEMQRNNPQLASACFNYYDGVFKQDWILYEDEYNQCVDKYEGGHQEVLKRYDSVVWDLSNSTFDACMFLLDCDNKNDSQNALSCYAIEGPKYAKNLTAIGSSASVFYGSLGQEIEQLVYTRELCCNTSARNYEIRSGNSYEAFQSCMAGESPVPQDTTTSRPISTTTVPPTTQESSPPASSSTAAPITTAQPNQISHIESDERSSANSNHRLARKLESIYRHVV, from the exons ATGAGCCCCCATCTCATCGCCATCCTGCTAGCCACCGTGGCCATCGGCTATGCCAGCGCCAATCCTAGCCTCATCTCCGGGCCCTCGAGAATTATGGAGATAATGAGTGCCACCAGCGAAATGCAGCGGAACAACCCACAACTGGCCTCCGCCTGTTTCAACTACTACGACGGCGTTTTCAAACAGGACTGGATTCTCTACGAGGATGAGTACAACCAGTGTGTGGATAAGTACGAGGGCGGCCATCAGGAGGTCCTGAAGCGTTACGATTCTGTGGTCTGGGACCTCAGCAACTCCACCTTCGACGCCTGCATGTTCCTGCTGGATTGCGACAACAAGAACGATAGTCAGAACGCTCTGTCCTGCTACGCCATTGAG GGTCCCAAATATGCCAAAAACTTGACCGCTATTGGTTCCAGTGCTTCTGTTTTCTACGGCTCCCTGGGACAGGAGATTGAGCAGCTTGTCTACACCCGTGAGCTGTGCTGCAACACCTCGGCCCGGAACTACGAGATCCGCTCGGGCAACTCCTACGAGGCTTTCCAGAGCTGCATGGCGGGAGAGTCTCCTGTGCCACAagacaccaccaccagcagacCCATCAGCACCACAACTGTCCCACCAACAACCCAAGAAAGCTCGCCCCCCGCCTCATCCTCAACTGCCGCACCAATCACAACGGCCCAGCCAAACCAAATTTCTCATATCGAATCCGACGAAAGGAGCAGCGCCAACAGCAATCACAGATTGGCCAGGAAGCTGGAGAGCATCTACAGACATgttgtttaa